Proteins from a genomic interval of Stenotrophomonas maltophilia R551-3:
- a CDS encoding bestrophin family protein: MIIRPRPHGWQLLYILRGSIVKAIAPKVLAILILSIAVAAVVELAPPTGIERVSVTPFTLLGLVLSIFLSFRNSACYERWWEGRKLWGQLVYESRSLARQVNLLLADDTGRRRRIAYLTTAFAHALAGRLRGRIVALVALPWLDKRQREQLGQRENVPDALLSMIAAELAQALRSGELDPILYTQLEERLHAMSSIQAGCERILTTPLPFAYTLLLHRCAWMFCVLLPFGLASSLGWGTPVLSAVLAYAFFGLDQLGEEMEDPFGLEPNDLPLDALVRTIEIDQLDALGERPLPEPLLPQGYLLQ, from the coding sequence ATGATCATCCGACCCCGTCCCCACGGCTGGCAACTGCTGTATATCCTGCGCGGCTCGATCGTCAAAGCGATCGCGCCGAAGGTGCTGGCCATCCTGATCCTGTCCATCGCCGTGGCCGCTGTGGTGGAACTGGCACCGCCGACCGGCATCGAGCGCGTCTCGGTCACGCCGTTCACCCTGCTTGGCCTGGTGCTGTCGATCTTCCTCAGCTTCCGCAACAGCGCCTGCTACGAGCGCTGGTGGGAGGGCCGCAAGCTGTGGGGCCAGCTGGTCTACGAATCGCGATCGCTGGCCCGCCAGGTGAACCTGCTGCTGGCCGATGACACCGGCCGTCGTCGCCGCATCGCCTACCTCACCACCGCCTTCGCCCATGCCCTGGCCGGTCGCCTGCGCGGGCGTATCGTCGCCCTGGTAGCGCTGCCGTGGCTGGACAAGCGCCAGCGCGAACAGCTGGGCCAGCGCGAGAACGTGCCCGACGCGCTGTTGTCGATGATCGCCGCCGAACTGGCACAGGCACTGCGCAGCGGTGAGCTGGACCCGATCCTCTACACCCAGCTGGAAGAACGCCTGCACGCGATGTCGTCGATCCAGGCCGGTTGCGAGCGCATTCTCACCACGCCGCTGCCGTTCGCTTACACCCTGCTGCTGCACCGCTGTGCGTGGATGTTCTGCGTGCTGCTGCCGTTCGGCCTGGCCAGTTCGCTGGGCTGGGGCACGCCGGTGCTGTCGGCGGTGTTGGCCTATGCCTTCTTCGGCCTGGACCAGCTGGGCGAAGAAATGGAAGACCCGTTCGGCCTGGAGCCGAACGACCTGCCGCTGGACGCGCTGGTGCGCACGATCGAGATCGACCAGCTCGACGCGCTCGGCGAACGCCCCTTGCCCGAACCCCTGCTGCCGCAGGGCTACCTGTTGCAATAG
- a CDS encoding DUF885 domain-containing protein — translation MKPIALAVALALTAAPLLSAPPALAAPAAKAATPASPAWVARSNALAQILLDAQGPFQPEETGFFGVPGYDDKVADLGPDNSKRYRAAMAKARDDLKAKLATEKDPNVRQDLEIMIHAASQNIEGSELNEKYLLPWSDAPQTVFSGLNLLLSDQVPAERRAKAIDRLKAYAGLQPGGTAFTTLARQRYEEHLKDSSLLQPTKIEVQQSLDNVETYITGIESLLKKYQIAGADEAMKTLAGQMKDYADWTRKEVLPKARTDARLPAPLYAYQLKQVGIDIDPKLLMQRAQLEFMETRSAMQQLAPLVVKDKGLKVADPSDPVAVIRALKADKIADDHLEGHYRKVIDAIDPLIREHAIVDVPKRAMQMRLGSAAESAASPAPHFLPAPLVNNTGQQGTFVLPLGNPAAGPGAQYDDFNFGAAAWTLSAHEGRPGHELQFTAMVERGISLARTMFAFNSVNVEGWALYAEAEMVPYEPLDGQMIALQFRLLRAARAMLDPMLNLGLTDRANGERVLMEQVGLSKAMATQELDRYMVRMPGQAGSYFYGYTRILELRMQTELALGAKFDRLAFNNFLLDQGLLPPDQLADAVNKVFVPKYQKK, via the coding sequence ATGAAGCCGATCGCGTTGGCCGTTGCCCTGGCCCTGACTGCCGCCCCGCTGCTGTCCGCACCGCCGGCGCTGGCGGCACCCGCCGCCAAGGCCGCCACCCCGGCCAGCCCCGCCTGGGTCGCCCGCAGCAATGCGCTGGCGCAGATCCTGCTTGATGCGCAGGGACCGTTCCAGCCGGAGGAAACCGGCTTCTTCGGCGTGCCTGGCTACGACGACAAGGTGGCCGATCTTGGCCCGGACAACAGCAAGCGCTATCGCGCCGCGATGGCCAAGGCGCGTGACGATCTGAAGGCGAAGCTGGCCACCGAGAAGGATCCCAATGTCCGCCAGGACCTGGAGATCATGATCCACGCCGCCAGCCAGAACATCGAAGGCAGCGAGCTCAACGAGAAGTACCTGCTGCCCTGGAGCGACGCGCCGCAGACGGTGTTCAGCGGCCTCAACCTGCTGCTGTCCGACCAGGTGCCGGCCGAGCGCCGGGCCAAGGCGATCGACCGCCTCAAGGCCTATGCCGGCCTGCAGCCCGGCGGCACCGCGTTCACCACGCTGGCGCGCCAGCGCTATGAAGAGCACTTGAAGGACAGCAGCCTGCTGCAGCCGACGAAGATCGAAGTGCAGCAGTCGCTGGACAACGTCGAGACCTACATCACCGGCATCGAGTCGCTGCTGAAGAAGTACCAGATCGCCGGTGCCGACGAGGCGATGAAGACCCTGGCCGGGCAGATGAAGGACTACGCTGACTGGACCCGCAAGGAGGTGCTGCCGAAGGCGCGTACCGATGCACGCCTGCCGGCACCGTTGTACGCGTACCAGCTCAAGCAGGTCGGCATCGACATCGACCCGAAGCTGCTGATGCAGCGCGCGCAGCTGGAATTCATGGAAACCCGCTCGGCGATGCAGCAGCTGGCGCCGCTGGTGGTGAAGGACAAGGGCCTGAAGGTAGCCGACCCGAGCGACCCGGTGGCGGTGATCCGCGCGCTGAAGGCCGACAAGATCGCCGACGATCATCTGGAAGGCCACTACCGCAAGGTGATCGACGCGATCGATCCGTTGATCCGTGAGCACGCCATCGTCGACGTGCCCAAGCGCGCCATGCAGATGCGCCTGGGTTCGGCCGCCGAGAGCGCCGCCAGCCCGGCGCCGCACTTCCTGCCGGCGCCGCTGGTCAACAACACCGGGCAGCAGGGCACCTTCGTGCTGCCGCTGGGCAATCCGGCCGCCGGTCCGGGTGCGCAGTACGACGACTTCAACTTCGGTGCGGCGGCGTGGACGCTGAGCGCGCATGAAGGCCGTCCCGGCCACGAACTGCAGTTCACCGCGATGGTCGAGCGCGGCATCTCGCTGGCGCGCACCATGTTCGCGTTCAATTCGGTGAACGTGGAAGGCTGGGCGCTGTACGCCGAAGCCGAGATGGTGCCGTACGAGCCGCTGGACGGTCAGATGATCGCCCTGCAGTTCCGCCTGCTGCGTGCCGCGCGCGCGATGCTCGACCCGATGCTCAACCTTGGTCTGACCGATCGTGCCAATGGCGAGCGCGTGCTGATGGAGCAGGTCGGCCTGTCCAAGGCGATGGCCACCCAGGAGCTGGACCGCTACATGGTGCGCATGCCGGGCCAGGCCGGAAGCTACTTCTACGGCTACACCCGCATCCTGGAACTGCGCATGCAGACCGAGCTGGCACTGGGCGCGAAGTTCGACCGCCTGGCGTTCAACAACTTCCTGCTCGACCAGGGCCTGCTGCCGCCGGACCAGCTGGCCGACGCGGTGAACAAGGTGTTCGTGCCGAAGTACCAGAAAAAATAA
- a CDS encoding cytochrome c oxidase assembly factor Coa1 family protein encodes MTLPPPIPAHGQRPASWWCRHWRWAMPLTVVLVLGAVGGVVTWSVLRWSEAARESPPMREALRRAGCSIELVEAFGEPLRTGSMPLGSMQTAINGQRDVGLTVALEGPHAHGRLFVKGTRSDDVWDYPVMYVLGEDKQTFDLTALDDDEAAQECELQACRERGDCPLTAVL; translated from the coding sequence ATGACCCTGCCACCGCCGATTCCCGCCCATGGCCAGAGGCCTGCCAGCTGGTGGTGCCGACACTGGCGCTGGGCGATGCCGTTGACGGTGGTGCTGGTGCTGGGCGCGGTGGGGGGCGTGGTGACCTGGAGCGTGCTGCGCTGGAGCGAGGCGGCACGCGAGAGCCCACCGATGCGCGAAGCACTGCGCCGCGCCGGTTGCAGCATCGAACTGGTGGAAGCCTTCGGCGAGCCGCTGCGCACCGGATCGATGCCACTGGGCAGCATGCAGACCGCGATCAACGGCCAGCGTGATGTTGGCCTGACCGTGGCCCTTGAAGGACCGCATGCGCATGGTCGGTTGTTCGTGAAGGGCACCCGCAGCGATGACGTATGGGATTACCCGGTGATGTACGTGCTGGGGGAAGACAAGCAGACCTTCGACCTGACCGCGCTTGATGACGACGAGGCCGCACAGGAGTGCGAACTGCAGGCCTGCCGCGAGCGTGGCGACTGCCCACTCACTGCCGTGCTGTGA
- a CDS encoding S9 family peptidase, with amino-acid sequence MRHLFASLALMLATSTAAHAEKLTLEAITGPLPLSGPTLMKPKVAPDGSQVSFLRGKDSDRNQLDLWTYDIGSGQTRLLVDSKVVLPGTETLSDEEKARRERQRIAAMTGIVDYQWSPDAQRLLFPLGGELYLYDLKQQGQAAVRQLTHGEGFATDAKLSPKGGFVSFIRGRNLWVIDLASGKQLQLTRDGSTTIGNGVAEFVADEEMDRHTGYWWAPDDSAIAFARIDEAPVPVQKRYEVYADRTDVIEQRYPAAGDANVRVQLGVIAPAADAQPRWVDLGKEQDIYLARVDWRDAQHLSFQRQSRDQRQLDLVEVALDSNRQRVLAHETSPTWVPLHNSLRFLDDGSVLWSSERTGFQHLYRIDSKGKATALTHGNWPVDELLAVDEKAGKAYFRAGIETSRESQIYAVSLQGGEPQRLSKAPGMHSASFARNASVYVDSWSNSTTPPQIELFRANGEKIATLLENDLADPKHPYARYRDAQRPIEFGTLTAADGKTPLNYSLIKPAGFDPNKRYPVAVYVYGGPASQTVTDSWPGRGDHLFNQYLAQQGYVVFSLDNRGTPRRGRDFGGALYGKQGTVEVTDQLRGVTWLKQQSWVDPARIGVQGWSNGGYMTLMLLAKASNQYACGVAGAPVTDWGLYDSHYTERYMDLPARNEAGYREARVLTHIEGLRSPLLLIHGMADDNVLFTNSTSLMSALQKRAQPFELMTYPGAKHGLSGADALHRYRVAEAFLGRCLKP; translated from the coding sequence ATGCGCCACCTGTTCGCTTCGCTCGCCCTCATGCTCGCCACCAGTACTGCCGCCCACGCTGAAAAGCTGACCCTGGAAGCCATCACCGGCCCGCTGCCGTTGTCCGGCCCGACCCTGATGAAGCCGAAGGTCGCTCCCGACGGTTCGCAGGTCAGCTTCCTGCGCGGCAAGGACAGCGACCGCAACCAGCTGGACCTGTGGACCTACGACATCGGCAGCGGCCAGACCCGCCTGCTGGTGGATTCGAAGGTGGTGTTGCCCGGCACCGAGACCCTCAGCGACGAGGAAAAGGCCCGCCGCGAGCGCCAGCGCATCGCCGCGATGACCGGCATCGTCGATTACCAGTGGTCGCCCGACGCGCAGCGCCTGCTGTTTCCGCTCGGCGGCGAGCTGTACCTGTACGACCTCAAGCAGCAGGGCCAGGCGGCGGTACGTCAGCTGACCCACGGTGAAGGTTTCGCCACCGACGCCAAGCTGTCGCCCAAGGGCGGTTTCGTCAGCTTCATCCGCGGCCGCAACCTGTGGGTGATCGACCTGGCCAGTGGCAAGCAGCTGCAGCTGACCCGCGACGGCAGCACCACCATCGGCAACGGCGTGGCCGAGTTCGTCGCCGACGAGGAGATGGACCGCCACACCGGTTACTGGTGGGCGCCGGACGATTCGGCCATCGCCTTCGCCCGCATCGACGAGGCACCGGTGCCGGTGCAGAAGCGCTACGAGGTCTACGCCGACCGCACCGACGTGATCGAGCAGCGTTACCCGGCCGCGGGCGACGCCAACGTGCGCGTGCAGCTGGGCGTGATCGCACCGGCCGCCGATGCGCAGCCGCGCTGGGTCGACCTGGGCAAGGAACAGGACATCTATCTGGCTCGTGTCGATTGGCGCGATGCGCAGCACCTGAGCTTCCAGCGCCAGTCGCGCGACCAGAGGCAGCTGGACCTGGTGGAAGTGGCGCTCGATTCCAACCGCCAGCGCGTGCTCGCCCACGAGACCAGCCCGACCTGGGTGCCGCTGCACAACAGCCTGCGTTTCCTCGATGACGGCAGCGTGCTGTGGTCGTCCGAGCGCACCGGTTTCCAGCATCTGTACCGCATCGACAGCAAGGGCAAGGCCACTGCGCTGACCCACGGCAACTGGCCGGTGGACGAACTGCTGGCGGTCGATGAGAAGGCCGGCAAGGCCTACTTCCGCGCCGGCATCGAGACCTCGCGCGAAAGCCAGATCTATGCGGTGTCGCTGCAGGGCGGTGAGCCGCAGCGCCTGTCCAAGGCGCCGGGCATGCACAGCGCCAGCTTCGCCCGCAATGCCAGCGTCTATGTCGACAGCTGGTCCAACAGCACCACGCCGCCGCAGATCGAGCTGTTCCGCGCCAATGGCGAGAAGATAGCCACCCTGCTCGAGAACGATCTGGCGGACCCGAAGCATCCCTATGCGCGTTACCGCGATGCACAGCGCCCGATCGAGTTCGGCACGCTGACCGCGGCCGACGGCAAGACCCCGCTCAACTACAGCCTGATCAAGCCGGCCGGCTTCGATCCGAACAAGCGCTACCCGGTGGCGGTGTACGTCTACGGTGGCCCGGCCAGCCAGACCGTCACCGACAGCTGGCCCGGCCGTGGTGACCACCTGTTCAACCAGTACCTGGCCCAGCAGGGCTACGTGGTGTTCTCGCTGGACAACCGCGGCACCCCGCGCCGTGGCCGTGACTTCGGGGGCGCGTTGTACGGCAAGCAGGGCACGGTGGAAGTGACCGACCAGCTGCGCGGCGTGACCTGGCTGAAGCAGCAATCGTGGGTGGACCCGGCGCGCATCGGCGTGCAGGGTTGGTCCAACGGTGGCTACATGACCCTGATGCTGCTGGCCAAGGCCTCGAACCAGTACGCCTGTGGCGTGGCCGGTGCGCCGGTGACCGACTGGGGCCTGTACGACAGCCACTACACCGAACGCTACATGGACCTGCCGGCGCGCAACGAAGCGGGTTACCGCGAAGCGCGCGTGCTGACCCATATCGAAGGCCTGCGCTCGCCGCTGCTGCTGATCCACGGCATGGCCGATGACAACGTACTGTTCACCAACTCGACCAGCCTGATGAGTGCGCTGCAGAAGCGTGCACAGCCGTTCGAACTGATGACCTATCCGGGCGCCAAGCATGGCCTGTCCGGTGCCGATGCGCTGCATCGCTACCGCGTCGCCGAAGCCTTCCTGGGACGTTGCCTGAAGCCTTGA
- a CDS encoding glutathione binding-like protein, giving the protein MIDLYYWPTPNGHKVTLLLEEAGLEYRIHPVNIGSGDQFKPEFLAISPNNKMPAIVDHAPADGGTPQSVFESGAILLYLAEKTGRFLPSDPRGRVTTLEWLFWQMAGLGPMSGQMGHFNVYAPEKIPYAVERYDNEVRRLHGVMDKRLAQHAFLAGDEYTIADMASYPWIGAYDKLPVDFAAFPNLKRWHEAIAARPATQRAYALREQVNPNAGKPLSDEERKHLFGQR; this is encoded by the coding sequence ATGATCGACCTGTATTACTGGCCCACCCCGAACGGCCACAAAGTGACCCTGCTGCTGGAAGAAGCCGGCCTGGAATACCGCATCCACCCGGTCAACATCGGCTCGGGCGACCAGTTCAAGCCGGAATTCCTCGCCATCTCGCCCAACAACAAGATGCCGGCCATCGTCGACCATGCCCCGGCCGATGGCGGCACCCCGCAGAGCGTGTTCGAGTCCGGCGCGATCCTGCTGTACCTGGCCGAGAAGACCGGCCGGTTCCTGCCCAGCGACCCGCGCGGCCGCGTCACCACCCTGGAATGGCTGTTCTGGCAGATGGCTGGCCTGGGCCCGATGAGCGGCCAGATGGGCCACTTCAATGTGTACGCGCCGGAAAAGATCCCCTACGCGGTCGAGCGCTACGACAACGAAGTACGCCGCCTGCACGGGGTGATGGACAAGCGCCTGGCCCAGCACGCCTTCCTGGCCGGCGACGAGTACACCATTGCCGACATGGCCAGCTACCCGTGGATCGGCGCCTACGACAAGCTGCCGGTGGATTTCGCCGCGTTCCCGAACCTCAAGCGCTGGCATGAAGCGATTGCCGCACGCCCGGCGACCCAGCGCGCCTATGCCCTGCGTGAGCAGGTGAACCCCAACGCCGGCAAGCCGCTCAGCGACGAAGAGCGCAAGCACCTGTTCGGCCAGCGTTGA